In one Ictalurus furcatus strain D&B chromosome 10, Billie_1.0, whole genome shotgun sequence genomic region, the following are encoded:
- the ptprc gene encoding receptor-type tyrosine-protein phosphatase C isoform X7, which yields MAKFHGPRFLFLVLAGLVLCKQGHTETSSNSSTQSTPTVTTTVSLASTQGTADDKNGPENSSASTSDSSRTSSTMNTISPTLTTSTTTENYMTGLPTSTPLHQHPNTTVTVTTAENMKASTSDSSRTSSTMNTISPPLTTSTTTDNDDTGTPARNSSHSNKTTAGAVTDNYTTGFPPSTTEHQHQSHTTSNERENMNTSTSDSARNSSTMNTTSPPPPLTPNTTTDNDDTGTPARNTSHSNKTTAGAEMNITGFPPSTTEHQHQSHTTSNERENYTTGLPTSTPLHQHQSQTTLKERVTDIYTTGLPTITTEHQHQSHTTLNATVADNNTTTLLPNTTKHQHSHATVTVTTAEIVSASTSDSSRTSSTMNTTPPPLTTSTTTDNNDTGTPARNTSHSNKTTAGAENMNTSTSDSARNSSTMNTTSPPPPLTPSTTTDNNDTGTPARNTSHSNKTTAGAENYTTGLPTSTPLHQHQSQTTLKERVTDIYTTGLPTITTKHQHQSHTTLNTTVADNNTTTLLPNTTKHQHSHATVTVTTAEIVSASTSDSSRNSSTMNTTSPPLTTSTTTETSLKCSYTLEEENDTVTVKINKNDSAVKYKIKFTDTSDGSSTKTWPEESFPISLKSFKPCQNYNVTFDPPCNPMTGFFKTRELVDSDVSHTLNITGAKVQVCFETKWNLSECVDLNTSDSCTGYSVTFKGDPCKKSIPFTIPPVKPVINYTNEFPTKLRWDNQPSNCLKDLTYNCNGLTVADFEDLKPFHDYECTGTYDYESGTITSDPIRVKIDCDIVNEPSLSVSHNSIHASWQLDSQNCPSITTDFTWKVTCKNGSTSSLKGHCTKNSCEFSNLKSFTEYTCEFEAAYENKPFNTTTKTPKTWPGQPSFTKGPTKKEESHNAFKVSCSIDNWNGDPGKIFAELYINHNLQENKTDCNGKICDFLFTNLYYSTQYKIKVYAQNGHGNRTVILDMDHSTKYNDKAVIGFLAFLIVLTSVALLFVLYKIYLLKREKSSRNDQELDDLLPTNALLRVEPMSAEALLEAYKKKRADEGRLFMEEFQSVPRIFSNYSVREAKKPENQPKNRYVDILPYDYNRVTLSHGGTDYINASFIEGYKESNKYIAAQGPKEETVGDFWAMIWEQKTSIIVMVTRCEEGNKNKCAQYWPSMERETEIFEDLVVKIKGEENCPDYIIRHLTLMNRKEKAAEREVTHIQFTSWPDHGVPSDPGLLLKLRRRVNSFKNFFSGPIVVHCSAGVGRTGTYIGIDAMIESLEAEGRVDIYGYVVKLRRQRCLMVQVEAQYVLIHMALIEYSQFGETEMSLADFHSEVNTLRQKEGNETSLMDLEFQKLPKFRNYRASNTARTEENNKKNRSSIVPYDFNRVPIKVDDEASHDSEAEDEDEYSSDEEDEVPTKYINASYVDGYWCPSSFIVAQGPMPDTVADFLHMLYQKKVKTVFMLSDCTENDQEMCAQYWDDEKKTFGEMVVEVKETENFPTYIRRCLEIQHTKRKDSHTLQQYQFLKWVGHEIPPKPLDLVDMMKSARQSSVNSSKNNNLPIVAHCNDGSSRSGIFCALWKLLDSADTEKLVDIFQVAKDLRKARLGMINTLEQYEFLYAALEAAYPVQNGEVKKPSEAPADSVQIINESTALIPTNPSTDAEHQESTKEKPSEESTKEKPSEERTKEGTDSASPEEGVTESSSEIEKALSENTTNGPTATVEKTWGKTNDQL from the exons AGAATTACATGACAGGCTTACCCACAAGCACCCCCTTGCATCAACACCCAAATACAACCGTAACCGTGACTACAGCAG AAAACATGAAAGCGAGCACCTCTGACTCCTCacgcacttcctccaccatgaaCACAATCTCACCCCCACTCACAACCAGCACAACAACAG ACAATGACGACACAGGCACACCCGCACGCAACTCCAGCCATTCAAACAAAACCACAGCTGGAGCAG TAACAGACAATTACACAACAGGCTTTCCTCCAAGCACCACCGAGCATcaacaccaatcacacacaactTCGAATGAACGAG AAAACATGAACACAAGCACCTCTGACTCCGCACGCAATTCCTCCACCATGAACACAAcctcacccccacccccactcacACCCAACACAACAACAG ACAATGACGACACAGGCACACCCGCACGCAACACCAGCCATTCAAACAAAACCACAGCTGGAGCAG AGATGAACATAACAGGCTTTCCTCCAAGCACCACCGAGCATcaacaccaatcacacacaactTCAAACGAACGAG AGAATTACACGACAGGCTTACCCACAAGCACCCCCTTGCATCAACACCAATCACAAACCACCTTGAAAGAACGAG TAACAGACATTTACACGACAGGCTTACCCACAATCACCACCGAGCATcaacaccaatcacacacaactTTGAATGCAACAG TAGCAGACAATAACACAACAACCTTGCTCCCAAACACCACCAAGCATCAACACTCACATGCAACCGTAACCGTGACTACAGCAG AAATCGTAAGCGCAAGCACCTCTGACTCCTCacgcacttcctccaccatgaaCACAACCCCACCCCCACTCACAACCAGCACAACAACAG ACAATAACGACACAGGCACACCCGCACGCAACACCAGCCATTCAAACAAAACCACAGCTGGAGCAG AAAACATGAACACAAGCACCTCTGACTCCGCACGCAATTCCTCCACCATGAACACAAcctcacccccacccccactcacACCCAGCACAACAACAG ACAATAACGACACAGGCACACCCGCACGCAACACCAGCCATTCAAACAAAACCACAGCTGGAGCAG AGAATTACACGACAGGCTTACCCACAAGCACCCCCTTGCATCAACACCAATCACAAACCACCTTGAAAGAACGAG TAACAGACATTTACACGACAGGCTTACCCACAATCACCACCAAGCATcaacaccaatcacacacaactTTGAATACAACAG TAGCAGACAATAACACAACAACCTTGCTCCCAAACACCACCAAGCATCAACACTCACATGCAACCGTAACCGTGACTACAGCAG AAATCGTAAGCGCAAGCACCTCTGACTCCTCACGCAACTCCTCCACCATGAACACAACCTCACCCCCACTCACAACCAGCACAACAACAG AGACATCCCTCAAGT GCAGCTACACCCTCGAAGAAGAAAACGATACTGTGACAGTGAAAATTAACAAGAATGACTCAGCAGTCAAATACAAGATTAAATTCACAGACACATCAGATGGAAGCAGTACAAAAACATGGCCAGAAGAGTCTTTCCCAATATCACTTAAATCATTTAAGCCTTGCCAAAATTACAATGTCACTTTTGATCCTCCCTGTAACCCCATGactggattttttaaaacaagagaATTAG TTGACTCAGATGTAAGCCACACGTTGAACATAACTGGGGCAAAAGTACAAGTGTGTTTTGAGACCAAATGGAATTTGAGTGAATGTGTTGATCTCAATACCAGTGACTCCTGCACTGGCTATAGTGTGACTTTTAAAGGAGATCCCTGCAAGAAATCTATCCCTTTCACAATTCCCCCAG TAAAGCCTGTTATTAATTATACAAACGAGTTCCCTACGAAATTACGTTGGGACAATCAGCCTTCAAACTGCCTAAAAGACCTCACATACAACTGCAATG GTTTGACAGTTGCAGATTTTGAAGATTTGAAACCTTTTCATGATTATGAATGCACTGGGACATATGATTATGAGAGTGGAACAATTACAAGTGATCCCATCCGAGTTAAGATTGATTGTG ATATAGTGAATGAGCCCAGTCTCTCTGTAAGTCATAATAGCATTCATGCATCCTGGCAATTGGATAGCCAGAACTGTCCATCGATCACCACAGACTTCACCTGGAAAGTAACATGTAAAAATG GTTCCACCAGCTCTTTAAAAG GGCACTGTACTAAGAACTCCTGTGAATTTTCTAATTTGAAAAGTTTTACTGAATATACTTGTGAGTTTGAAGCAGCTTATGAAAACAAACCATTTAACACCACTACCAAAACCCCAAAAACCTGGCCTGGAC AACCGTCTTTCACAAAAGGTCcaacaaaaaaagaggaaagcCATAATGCTTTCAAAGTGAGCTGTTCAATCGACAATTGGAATGGTGATCCGGGAAAGATCTTCGCAGAGCTCTACATTAATCATAATCTGCAAGAGAATAAAACAGACTGCAATGGAAAaatttgtgattttcttttcacAAACCTCTACTACTCAACACAATATAAAATTAAG GTGTATGCCCAAAATGGTCATGGGAACAGAACAGTTATCCTTGATATGGATCATTCCACTAAAT ACAATGACAAAGCCGTTATTGGATTCCTGGCCTTTCTCATTGTTCTCACATCTGTTGCACTGCTGTTTGTCCTCTACAAAATCTAtcttttaaagagagagaagtcAAG CAGGAATGACCAAGAACTGGATGACCTTCTTCCTACAA ATGCACTGCTCCGGGTGGAACCCATGAGTGCTGAAGCGCTGCTGGAGGCCTACAAGAAGAAGAGGGCTGACGAAGGACGTCTGTTCATGGAGGAATTTCAG AGTGTTCCACGTATTTTCTCCAACTACTCGGTCAGAGAGGCCAAAAAACCAGAAAACCAACCCAAGAATCGCTATGTTGACATTCTTCCCT ATGATTATAATCGTGTTACTCTCTCTCATGGAGGAACAGATTACATCAACGCCAGTTTTATTGAG gGTTACAAGGAGTCCAACAAATACATTGCAGCCCAAG gaCCCAAGGAAGAGACAGTTGGAGATTTCTGGGCAATGATCTGGGAGCAAAAGACTTCGATTATTGTCATGGTAACCCGTTGTGAAGAAGGAAACAAG AACAAATGCGCTCAGTACTGGCCATCaatggagagagaaacagagatttTTGAGGATTTGGTTGTGAAAATCAAGGGAGAGGAAAACTGCCCGGATTACATAATTCGCCACCTGACCCTGATGAAT CGGAAAGAGAAGGCAGCGGAAAGAGAAGTCACTCACATCCAGTTCACGAGCTGGCCTGACCATGGTGTCCCCTCTGATCCTGGCCTGCTCCTTAAACTCCGCCGCAGAGTCAATTCCTTTAAAAACTTCTTCAGTGGTCCCATCGTCGTTCACTGCAG CGCTGGAGTTGGACGCACAGGGACCTACATCGGCATCGATGCCATGATTGAGAGTCTGGAGGCAGAAGGACGTGTGGACATTTATGGATATGTGGTCAAACTTCGCCGTCAAAGATGCCTCATGGTCCAAGTTGAG GCCCAGTATGTGCTCATCCACATGGCGCTGATCGAGTACAGTCAGTTTGGCGAGACAGAAATGTCACTCGCAGATTTCCACTCAGAGGTCAATACACTCAGACAGAAGGAGGGAAATGAGACATCTTTAATGGACCTGGAGTTTCAG AAACTTCCAAAATTCAGAAACTACAGGGCGTCCAACACGGCGCGGACTGAGgagaataataagaaaaaccGCTCGTCTATCGTGCCAT aTGACTTCAACCGAGTCCCAATTAAAGTGGACGACGAAGCCAGTCATGACAGCGAGGCTGAAGATGAGGACGAATATTCCTCAGACGAAGAAGATGAAGTCCCCACCAAATATATTAATGCCTCATATGTGGAT GGATACTGGTGCCCAAGTAGCTTCATTGTTGCTCAGGGACCTATGCCTGACACAGTTGCTGACTTTCTGCACATGCTTTACCAGAAGAAGGTTAAAACTGTGTTCATGCTCTCTGATTGCACTGAGAATGACCAG GAGATGTGCGCCCAGTATTGGGATGATGAGAAGAAAACATTTGGGGAGATGGTGGTGGAGGTCAAAGAGACTGAAAACTTCCCTACATACATCAGACGGTGCCTAGAAATACAGCACACAAAG AGGAAAGACAGCCACACATTGCAGCAGTACCAATTCCTGAAATGGGTGGGTCATGAGATCCCACCCAAGCCTCTCGACTTGGTTGACATGATGAAGAGTGCCAGACAGAGCAGTGTTAACAgcagcaaaaacaacaatttgccCATTGTAGCCCACTGCAA TGATGGCTCCTCACGTTCTGGAATCTTCTGCGCCTTGTGGAAGCTTCTGGACAGTGCGGACACAGAGAAACTGGTGGACATCTTCCAGGTGGCCAAGGACTTGCGCAAGGCTCGTCTAGGGATGATCAACACCCTC GAGCAGTACGAGTTCCTATATGCCGCCCTGGAGGCAGCGTACCCCGTGCAGAACGGCGAGGTGAAGAAGCCCAGTGAAGCCCCTGCTGACTCTGTGCAGATTATTAACGAATCAACAGCACTGATCCCAACGAATCCCAGCACAGACGCTGAGCACCAAGAGAGCACCAAAGAGAAACCAAGCGAAGAGAGCACCAAAGAGAAACCAAGCGAAGAGCGCACCAAGGAAGGCACTGACTCAGCATCGCCTGAAGAGGGAGTCACTGAGTCCAGCAGCGAGATAGAGAAAGCCCTCAGTGAAAACACCACTAATGGTCCCACTGCTACTGTAGAG AAAACATGGGGGAAAACTAATGACCAGCTCTGA
- the ptprc gene encoding receptor-type tyrosine-protein phosphatase C isoform X10, whose translation MAKFHGPRFLFLVLAGLVLCKQGHTETSSNSSTQSTPTVTTTVSLASTQGTADDKNGPENSSASTSDSSRTSSTMNTISPTLTTSTTTENYMTGLPTSTPLHQHPNTTVTVTTAENMKASTSDSSRTSSTMNTISPPLTTSTTTDNDDTGTPARNSSHSNKTTAGAVTDNYTTGFPPSTTEHQHQSHTTSNERENMNTSTSDSARNSSTMNTTSPPPPLTPNTTTVAEMNITGFPPSTTEHQHQSHTTSNERENYTTGLPTSTPLHQHQSQTTLKERVTDIYTTGLPTITTEHQHQSHTTLNATVADNNTTTLLPNTTKHQHSHATVTVTTAEIVSASTSDSSRTSSTMNTTPPPLTTSTTTDNNDTGTPARNTSHSNKTTAGAENMNTSTSDSARNSSTMNTTSPPPPLTPSTTTDNNDTGTPARNTSHSNKTTAGAENYTTGLPTSTPLHQHQSQTTLKERVTDIYTTGLPTITTKHQHQSHTTLNTTVADNNTTTLLPNTTKHQHSHATVTVTTAEIVSASTSDSSRNSSTMNTTSPPLTTSTTTETSLKCSYTLEEENDTVTVKINKNDSAVKYKIKFTDTSDGSSTKTWPEESFPISLKSFKPCQNYNVTFDPPCNPMTGFFKTRELVDSDVSHTLNITGAKVQVCFETKWNLSECVDLNTSDSCTGYSVTFKGDPCKKSIPFTIPPVKPVINYTNEFPTKLRWDNQPSNCLKDLTYNCNGLTVADFEDLKPFHDYECTGTYDYESGTITSDPIRVKIDCDIVNEPSLSVSHNSIHASWQLDSQNCPSITTDFTWKVTCKNGSTSSLKGHCTKNSCEFSNLKSFTEYTCEFEAAYENKPFNTTTKTPKTWPGQPSFTKGPTKKEESHNAFKVSCSIDNWNGDPGKIFAELYINHNLQENKTDCNGKICDFLFTNLYYSTQYKIKVYAQNGHGNRTVILDMDHSTKYNDKAVIGFLAFLIVLTSVALLFVLYKIYLLKREKSSRNDQELDDLLPTNALLRVEPMSAEALLEAYKKKRADEGRLFMEEFQSVPRIFSNYSVREAKKPENQPKNRYVDILPYDYNRVTLSHGGTDYINASFIEGYKESNKYIAAQGPKEETVGDFWAMIWEQKTSIIVMVTRCEEGNKNKCAQYWPSMERETEIFEDLVVKIKGEENCPDYIIRHLTLMNRKEKAAEREVTHIQFTSWPDHGVPSDPGLLLKLRRRVNSFKNFFSGPIVVHCSAGVGRTGTYIGIDAMIESLEAEGRVDIYGYVVKLRRQRCLMVQVEAQYVLIHMALIEYSQFGETEMSLADFHSEVNTLRQKEGNETSLMDLEFQKLPKFRNYRASNTARTEENNKKNRSSIVPYDFNRVPIKVDDEASHDSEAEDEDEYSSDEEDEVPTKYINASYVDGYWCPSSFIVAQGPMPDTVADFLHMLYQKKVKTVFMLSDCTENDQEMCAQYWDDEKKTFGEMVVEVKETENFPTYIRRCLEIQHTKRKDSHTLQQYQFLKWVGHEIPPKPLDLVDMMKSARQSSVNSSKNNNLPIVAHCNDGSSRSGIFCALWKLLDSADTEKLVDIFQVAKDLRKARLGMINTLEQYEFLYAALEAAYPVQNGEVKKPSEAPADSVQIINESTALIPTNPSTDAEHQESTKEKPSEESTKEKPSEERTKEGTDSASPEEGVTESSSEIEKALSENTTNGPTATVEKTWGKTNDQL comes from the exons AGAATTACATGACAGGCTTACCCACAAGCACCCCCTTGCATCAACACCCAAATACAACCGTAACCGTGACTACAGCAG AAAACATGAAAGCGAGCACCTCTGACTCCTCacgcacttcctccaccatgaaCACAATCTCACCCCCACTCACAACCAGCACAACAACAG ACAATGACGACACAGGCACACCCGCACGCAACTCCAGCCATTCAAACAAAACCACAGCTGGAGCAG TAACAGACAATTACACAACAGGCTTTCCTCCAAGCACCACCGAGCATcaacaccaatcacacacaactTCGAATGAACGAG AAAACATGAACACAAGCACCTCTGACTCCGCACGCAATTCCTCCACCATGAACACAAcctcacccccacccccactcacACCCAACACAACAACAG TAGCAGAGATGAACATAACAGGCTTTCCTCCAAGCACCACCGAGCATcaacaccaatcacacacaactTCAAACGAACGAG AGAATTACACGACAGGCTTACCCACAAGCACCCCCTTGCATCAACACCAATCACAAACCACCTTGAAAGAACGAG TAACAGACATTTACACGACAGGCTTACCCACAATCACCACCGAGCATcaacaccaatcacacacaactTTGAATGCAACAG TAGCAGACAATAACACAACAACCTTGCTCCCAAACACCACCAAGCATCAACACTCACATGCAACCGTAACCGTGACTACAGCAG AAATCGTAAGCGCAAGCACCTCTGACTCCTCacgcacttcctccaccatgaaCACAACCCCACCCCCACTCACAACCAGCACAACAACAG ACAATAACGACACAGGCACACCCGCACGCAACACCAGCCATTCAAACAAAACCACAGCTGGAGCAG AAAACATGAACACAAGCACCTCTGACTCCGCACGCAATTCCTCCACCATGAACACAAcctcacccccacccccactcacACCCAGCACAACAACAG ACAATAACGACACAGGCACACCCGCACGCAACACCAGCCATTCAAACAAAACCACAGCTGGAGCAG AGAATTACACGACAGGCTTACCCACAAGCACCCCCTTGCATCAACACCAATCACAAACCACCTTGAAAGAACGAG TAACAGACATTTACACGACAGGCTTACCCACAATCACCACCAAGCATcaacaccaatcacacacaactTTGAATACAACAG TAGCAGACAATAACACAACAACCTTGCTCCCAAACACCACCAAGCATCAACACTCACATGCAACCGTAACCGTGACTACAGCAG AAATCGTAAGCGCAAGCACCTCTGACTCCTCACGCAACTCCTCCACCATGAACACAACCTCACCCCCACTCACAACCAGCACAACAACAG AGACATCCCTCAAGT GCAGCTACACCCTCGAAGAAGAAAACGATACTGTGACAGTGAAAATTAACAAGAATGACTCAGCAGTCAAATACAAGATTAAATTCACAGACACATCAGATGGAAGCAGTACAAAAACATGGCCAGAAGAGTCTTTCCCAATATCACTTAAATCATTTAAGCCTTGCCAAAATTACAATGTCACTTTTGATCCTCCCTGTAACCCCATGactggattttttaaaacaagagaATTAG TTGACTCAGATGTAAGCCACACGTTGAACATAACTGGGGCAAAAGTACAAGTGTGTTTTGAGACCAAATGGAATTTGAGTGAATGTGTTGATCTCAATACCAGTGACTCCTGCACTGGCTATAGTGTGACTTTTAAAGGAGATCCCTGCAAGAAATCTATCCCTTTCACAATTCCCCCAG TAAAGCCTGTTATTAATTATACAAACGAGTTCCCTACGAAATTACGTTGGGACAATCAGCCTTCAAACTGCCTAAAAGACCTCACATACAACTGCAATG GTTTGACAGTTGCAGATTTTGAAGATTTGAAACCTTTTCATGATTATGAATGCACTGGGACATATGATTATGAGAGTGGAACAATTACAAGTGATCCCATCCGAGTTAAGATTGATTGTG ATATAGTGAATGAGCCCAGTCTCTCTGTAAGTCATAATAGCATTCATGCATCCTGGCAATTGGATAGCCAGAACTGTCCATCGATCACCACAGACTTCACCTGGAAAGTAACATGTAAAAATG GTTCCACCAGCTCTTTAAAAG GGCACTGTACTAAGAACTCCTGTGAATTTTCTAATTTGAAAAGTTTTACTGAATATACTTGTGAGTTTGAAGCAGCTTATGAAAACAAACCATTTAACACCACTACCAAAACCCCAAAAACCTGGCCTGGAC AACCGTCTTTCACAAAAGGTCcaacaaaaaaagaggaaagcCATAATGCTTTCAAAGTGAGCTGTTCAATCGACAATTGGAATGGTGATCCGGGAAAGATCTTCGCAGAGCTCTACATTAATCATAATCTGCAAGAGAATAAAACAGACTGCAATGGAAAaatttgtgattttcttttcacAAACCTCTACTACTCAACACAATATAAAATTAAG GTGTATGCCCAAAATGGTCATGGGAACAGAACAGTTATCCTTGATATGGATCATTCCACTAAAT ACAATGACAAAGCCGTTATTGGATTCCTGGCCTTTCTCATTGTTCTCACATCTGTTGCACTGCTGTTTGTCCTCTACAAAATCTAtcttttaaagagagagaagtcAAG CAGGAATGACCAAGAACTGGATGACCTTCTTCCTACAA ATGCACTGCTCCGGGTGGAACCCATGAGTGCTGAAGCGCTGCTGGAGGCCTACAAGAAGAAGAGGGCTGACGAAGGACGTCTGTTCATGGAGGAATTTCAG AGTGTTCCACGTATTTTCTCCAACTACTCGGTCAGAGAGGCCAAAAAACCAGAAAACCAACCCAAGAATCGCTATGTTGACATTCTTCCCT ATGATTATAATCGTGTTACTCTCTCTCATGGAGGAACAGATTACATCAACGCCAGTTTTATTGAG gGTTACAAGGAGTCCAACAAATACATTGCAGCCCAAG gaCCCAAGGAAGAGACAGTTGGAGATTTCTGGGCAATGATCTGGGAGCAAAAGACTTCGATTATTGTCATGGTAACCCGTTGTGAAGAAGGAAACAAG AACAAATGCGCTCAGTACTGGCCATCaatggagagagaaacagagatttTTGAGGATTTGGTTGTGAAAATCAAGGGAGAGGAAAACTGCCCGGATTACATAATTCGCCACCTGACCCTGATGAAT CGGAAAGAGAAGGCAGCGGAAAGAGAAGTCACTCACATCCAGTTCACGAGCTGGCCTGACCATGGTGTCCCCTCTGATCCTGGCCTGCTCCTTAAACTCCGCCGCAGAGTCAATTCCTTTAAAAACTTCTTCAGTGGTCCCATCGTCGTTCACTGCAG CGCTGGAGTTGGACGCACAGGGACCTACATCGGCATCGATGCCATGATTGAGAGTCTGGAGGCAGAAGGACGTGTGGACATTTATGGATATGTGGTCAAACTTCGCCGTCAAAGATGCCTCATGGTCCAAGTTGAG GCCCAGTATGTGCTCATCCACATGGCGCTGATCGAGTACAGTCAGTTTGGCGAGACAGAAATGTCACTCGCAGATTTCCACTCAGAGGTCAATACACTCAGACAGAAGGAGGGAAATGAGACATCTTTAATGGACCTGGAGTTTCAG AAACTTCCAAAATTCAGAAACTACAGGGCGTCCAACACGGCGCGGACTGAGgagaataataagaaaaaccGCTCGTCTATCGTGCCAT aTGACTTCAACCGAGTCCCAATTAAAGTGGACGACGAAGCCAGTCATGACAGCGAGGCTGAAGATGAGGACGAATATTCCTCAGACGAAGAAGATGAAGTCCCCACCAAATATATTAATGCCTCATATGTGGAT GGATACTGGTGCCCAAGTAGCTTCATTGTTGCTCAGGGACCTATGCCTGACACAGTTGCTGACTTTCTGCACATGCTTTACCAGAAGAAGGTTAAAACTGTGTTCATGCTCTCTGATTGCACTGAGAATGACCAG GAGATGTGCGCCCAGTATTGGGATGATGAGAAGAAAACATTTGGGGAGATGGTGGTGGAGGTCAAAGAGACTGAAAACTTCCCTACATACATCAGACGGTGCCTAGAAATACAGCACACAAAG AGGAAAGACAGCCACACATTGCAGCAGTACCAATTCCTGAAATGGGTGGGTCATGAGATCCCACCCAAGCCTCTCGACTTGGTTGACATGATGAAGAGTGCCAGACAGAGCAGTGTTAACAgcagcaaaaacaacaatttgccCATTGTAGCCCACTGCAA TGATGGCTCCTCACGTTCTGGAATCTTCTGCGCCTTGTGGAAGCTTCTGGACAGTGCGGACACAGAGAAACTGGTGGACATCTTCCAGGTGGCCAAGGACTTGCGCAAGGCTCGTCTAGGGATGATCAACACCCTC GAGCAGTACGAGTTCCTATATGCCGCCCTGGAGGCAGCGTACCCCGTGCAGAACGGCGAGGTGAAGAAGCCCAGTGAAGCCCCTGCTGACTCTGTGCAGATTATTAACGAATCAACAGCACTGATCCCAACGAATCCCAGCACAGACGCTGAGCACCAAGAGAGCACCAAAGAGAAACCAAGCGAAGAGAGCACCAAAGAGAAACCAAGCGAAGAGCGCACCAAGGAAGGCACTGACTCAGCATCGCCTGAAGAGGGAGTCACTGAGTCCAGCAGCGAGATAGAGAAAGCCCTCAGTGAAAACACCACTAATGGTCCCACTGCTACTGTAGAG AAAACATGGGGGAAAACTAATGACCAGCTCTGA